The following are encoded together in the Babylonia areolata isolate BAREFJ2019XMU chromosome 18, ASM4173473v1, whole genome shotgun sequence genome:
- the LOC143292091 gene encoding uncharacterized protein LOC143292091, whose amino-acid sequence MAEGVQPDILPANLETLPESDEDKDDEEEEEEEAEKREEVCSVCHNQPYYLKMVNCGHLFCKNCLEPSKINVREQNLLCPKCRKFGTSTWSLHENNAETDIVDAIHGDEEVKKSLHIEGEDGAVCQECGTMEARSRQRSFLCMHCKVVLCNDSECLREHTARNHYLVLRIPSPCDPEVPDSSRCEEHDLDLQYWCLTCLKVLCESCKGSDAHRRHKVESLSQAADRARQHLAEAKSHLDPRICNLEWFYRDVWKARHALPQGMKAVEDAIRSRAEEARDMVREAEDAAVARLADVTTDLERQCLAEERRVSMNLCALKGKRNHLRSALTSGTDVRVVQMDFNARDMIHNPSVLGSFTSYPPVIVQRPRDHHDGGSSDLRVALERFIGRPQVQKSKRKVPRLHVLSHLDLPLDPRPQEEVSTWRVCSGGEGLLVWVSSSSSHTSFRSPSPTSTSSPSSPFSLCLLSVQLVDMSQSRLQDQLQLTDMAGTGHDLVNADCRSAIVSSGQRFMRLSREHVDAVGRRQSAQFTAFSKGGLRACLRVSPGRWELLPRVSSVEDVWGIVQSVVLTRRHGGTTAATATALAMDVNREGNLFAVVDDARRVSLYKLGATTPFCTYPPDNPGGSGGGGGDSSADIVDACFFTVGDKEVLLVADTSADDVIALDFGQRRGGGGCRVWDHLTNRSGDLSHPMALNVDPYTGSLLVLCSPSRSTSSQGQGHSVNAGAGADLADSADSGTPLRLAVCASTVEVTRSRLGQAFRGGFWRKNKGAAVDDKRSFTRSFAGSEMVTTTRRPRSYTE is encoded by the exons ATGGCCGAAGGAGTACAACCCGACATCTTGCCCGCCAACCTTGAGACCTTGCCAGAGAGTGACGAAGACaaagatgacgaggaggaggaggaggaggaggcggagaagagagaggaggtatgcagcGTCTGCCATAACCAACCCTACTACCTCAAGATGGTCAACTGCGGCCACCTCTTCTGCAAGAATTGCCTGGAGCCCAGCAAGATAAACGTGCGCGAGCAGAACTTGCTCTGTCCCAAGTGCCGTAAGTTCGGCACGAGCACTTGGAGCCTTCACGAGAACAACGCTGAGACAGACATTGTGGACGCCATTCACGGGGACGAAGAGGTGAAGAAAAGTCTCCACATTGAGGGAGAGGACGGGGCTGTGTGCCAGGAGTGCGGGACGATGGAGGCGAGGAGCAGACAGCGCTCGTTCCTGTGCATGCACTGCAAGGTCGTCCTGTGCAACGACAGCGAATGTCTGCGCGAGCACACCGCCAGGAACCATTACCTGGTGCTCCGTATCCCGTCCCCCTGCGACCCGGAAGTTCCGGACAGCTCCAGGTGCGAAGAACACGATCTCGACCTGCAGTATTGGTGCCTCACCTGCTTGAAAGTGCTGTGCGAGTCCTGCAAAGGCTCTGACGCGCACCGCCGCCACAAGGTGGAGAGCCTGAGCCAGGCTGCAGACAGGGCCAGACAGCACCTGGCGGAGGCCAAATCCCACCTGGACCCCAGGATCTGCAACCTGGAGTGGTTCTACCGGGACGTGTGGAAGGCCAGGCACGCCCTCCCGCAAGGCATGAAGGCCGTGGAGGACGCCATCCGGAGCAGGGCGGAGGAAGCACGCGACATGGTCCGGGAGGCGGAGGATGCCGCGGTGGCCCGTCTGGCTGACGTCACCACGGACCTGGAGCGGCAGTGTCTGGcggaggagaggagggtgagcATGAACCTGTGCGCGCTGAAGGGCAAGAGGAACCACCTCCGGTCCGCCCTCACCAGCGGCACCGACGTCCGGGTGGTCCAGATGGACTTCAACGCCCGGGACATGATTCACAACCCGTCTGTGCTGGGGAGCTTCACCTCCTACCCGCCGGTCATCGTCCAGCGCCCCCGGGACCACCACGACGGCGGTTCCTCGGACCTGAGAGTCGCTCTGGAGCGGTTCATCGGCCGGCCCCAGGTGCAGAAGAGCAAGCGCAAAGTGCCCAGACTGCACGTTCTGTCTCACCTGGACCTGCCCCTCGACCCCCGACCCCAGGAGGAGGTCAGCACGTGGAGGGTGTGTTCTGGAGGGGAGGGCCTCCTGGTGTGggtgtcctcttcctcctcccacacctctttccgctccccttcccccacctccacctcctccccctcttcccccttctcactCTGCCTCCTCAGCGTGCAGCTGGTGGACATGTCCCAGTCCAGGCTGCAGGACCAGCTCCAGCTGACGGACATGGCGGGCACGGGCCACGACCTGGTCAACGCCGACTGCCGCAGCGCCATCGTCAGCAGCGGGCAGCGCTTCATGCGGCTGTCCAGAGAGCACGTGGACGCGGTGGGTCGGCGGCAGAGCGCCCAGTTCACCGCGTTCAGCAAAGGCGGCCTCAGGGCCTGCCTGAGGGTCTCCCCGGGACGCTGGGAGCTCCTACCCAGAGTCAGCTCCGTGGAGGACGTGTGGGGGATCGTCCAGAGCGTCGTCCTCACAAGGCGCCACGGGGGCACCACTGCCGCCACCGCGACAGCTCTGGCCATGGACGTCAACCGCGAGGGCAACCTCTTCGCCGTGGTCGACGATGCCCGGCGGGTCAGCCTGTACAAGCTGGGAGCCACCACCCCCTTCTGCACCTACCCCCCGGACAATcctggcggtagtggtggtggtggtggtgacagttcaGCAGATATCGTTGACGCCTGCTTCTTCACGGTCGGAGATAAAGAA gtGCTGCTGGTGGCAGACACGTCCGCGGATGACGTCATCGCCTTGGACTTCGGCCAACGCCGCGGCGGCGGCGGCTGTCGGGTGTGGGACCACTTGACCAACAGGTCCGGGGACCTCTCCCACCCGATGGCCCTCAACGTTGACCCCTACACCGGCAGCCTTCTGGTGCTCTGCTCGCCGTCGCGGTCGACGTCCTCCCAGGGCCAGGGACACTCTGTcaatgctggtgctggtgctgactTAGCGGACTCCGCTGATTCCGGGACCCCGCTGCGTCTGGCCGTGTGCGCGTCCACCGTGGAGGTGACGAGGTCCAGGCTTGGGCAGGCCTTCCGCGGGGGGTTCTGGAGGAAGAATAAAGGCGCAGCAGTTGATGACAAGAGAAG CTTCACCCGCTCTTTTGCAGGGTCAGAGATGGTCACAACTACCAGACGTCCGCGATCGTACACTGAATAG